Proteins encoded in a region of the Zea mays cultivar B73 chromosome 2, Zm-B73-REFERENCE-NAM-5.0, whole genome shotgun sequence genome:
- the LOC103648180 gene encoding uncharacterized protein isoform X2 — protein MDAMRPVQQHLPTRTSTPPSKMNNLPKDAQNMEVSTPVPPINPEGNDEDETPKNTVSRNGGFLQNAVGQDLVHLGVARTASGCPSAVASGVSTRHQHNRMDLDPASSSVDNFKTPELTKENGLEEDGKGESSMYDERQPKRRKRTLMNNEQIDELEKALVDEPEMHKNPVLLQSWSEKLSLQGPEITTSQLKNWLKKSVVCKF, from the exons ATGGATGCCATGCGCCCGGTGCAGCAGCACTTGCCAACACGGACAAGCACTCCACCCTCCAAAATGAATAACCTTCCAAAG GATGCACAGAACATGGAAGTGTCTACACCAGTACCCCCAATAAATCCGGAAGGAAATGATGAGGACGAGACTCCAAAGAACACTGTCTCTAGAAATGGTGGTTTCCTGCAGAATGCAGTTGGGCAAGACCTAGTCCATCTTGGCGTTGCAAGAACAGCAAGTGGTTGCCCTTCGGCTGTCGCTTCCGGTGTTAGCACCAGACACCAGCACAACAGAATGGATCTTGATCCAGCATCCAGCAGCGTGGATAATTTCAAAACACCAGAACTTACAAAAGAAAACGGTCTCGAGGAGGATGGGAAAGGAGAGAGTAGTATGTATGATGAGAGGCAACCTAAGAGAAGGAAGCGTACCCTTATGAATAATGAGCAAATAGATGAATTAGAGAAGGCTCTAGTAGATGAGCCTGAGATGCACAAAAACCCTGTTCTATTGCAGAGTTGGTCAGAGAAGTTAAGTCTGCAG GGCCCAGAGATCACAACATCACAACTTAAAAACTG GTTGAAAAAAAGTGTTGTATGCAAATTCTGA
- the LOC103648180 gene encoding uncharacterized protein isoform X1: MFKVVQNDIPPESMDAMRPVQQHLPTRTSTPPSKMNNLPKDAQNMEVSTPVPPINPEGNDEDETPKNTVSRNGGFLQNAVGQDLVHLGVARTASGCPSAVASGVSTRHQHNRMDLDPASSSVDNFKTPELTKENGLEEDGKGESSMYDERQPKRRKRTLMNNEQIDELEKALVDEPEMHKNPVLLQSWSEKLSLQGPEITTSQLKNWLKKSVVCKF, encoded by the exons ATGTTTAAGGTTGTACAAAATGATATTCCACCAGAAAGCATGGATGCCATGCGCCCGGTGCAGCAGCACTTGCCAACACGGACAAGCACTCCACCCTCCAAAATGAATAACCTTCCAAAG GATGCACAGAACATGGAAGTGTCTACACCAGTACCCCCAATAAATCCGGAAGGAAATGATGAGGACGAGACTCCAAAGAACACTGTCTCTAGAAATGGTGGTTTCCTGCAGAATGCAGTTGGGCAAGACCTAGTCCATCTTGGCGTTGCAAGAACAGCAAGTGGTTGCCCTTCGGCTGTCGCTTCCGGTGTTAGCACCAGACACCAGCACAACAGAATGGATCTTGATCCAGCATCCAGCAGCGTGGATAATTTCAAAACACCAGAACTTACAAAAGAAAACGGTCTCGAGGAGGATGGGAAAGGAGAGAGTAGTATGTATGATGAGAGGCAACCTAAGAGAAGGAAGCGTACCCTTATGAATAATGAGCAAATAGATGAATTAGAGAAGGCTCTAGTAGATGAGCCTGAGATGCACAAAAACCCTGTTCTATTGCAGAGTTGGTCAGAGAAGTTAAGTCTGCAG GGCCCAGAGATCACAACATCACAACTTAAAAACTG GTTGAAAAAAAGTGTTGTATGCAAATTCTGA
- the LOC103648180 gene encoding glutathione synthetase, chloroplastic isoform X4 has protein sequence MVEDAAVWCAVHGLVIGDRANQRSGTVPAVGLVHAPFSLLPARFPASFFNQACELAPIFNELVDRVSLDGEFLQAALSRTKQVDEFTSRLLEIHDKMMSINKKEDIHLGLHRSDYMLDSETNSLLQIELNTIPSSFPGLGSLVSELQRKHGCHAPGAAALANTDKHSTLQNE, from the exons ATGGTGGAGGATGCCGCCGTGTGGTGCGCCGTCCACGGGCTCGTCATCGGAGATCGCGCCAACCAG AGATCAGGAACGGTCCCTGCGGTTGGCCTGGTTCACGCTCCATTCTCGCTGCTTCCAGCGCGTTTTCCGGCATCGTTCTTCAATCAAGCATGCGAGCTGGCTCCTATCTTCAATGAGCTCGTGGATCGTGTCAGCTTGGATGGGGAGTTCTTGCAAGCTGCTTTGTCTAG AACAAAGCAGGTTGATGAATTTACTTCAAGGCTGCTAGAAATTCATGATAAGATGATGTCTATAAATAAGAAAGAG GATATACACTTAGGATTGCACCGGTCTGACTATATGCTGGATTCCGAAACCAATTCACTACTTCAAATTGAGCTCAACACTATCCCATCATCCTTTCCTGGCCTTGGCTCCCTTGTCAGTGAACTTCAAAG AAAGCATGGATGCCATGCGCCCGGTGCAGCAGCACTTGCCAACACGGACAAGCACTCCACCCTCCAAAATGAATAA
- the LOC103648180 gene encoding glutathione synthetase, chloroplastic isoform X3 codes for MVEDAAVWCAVHGLVIGDRANQRSGTVPAVGLVHAPFSLLPARFPASFFNQACELAPIFNELVDRVSLDGEFLQAALSRTKQVDEFTSRLLEIHDKMMSINKKEDIHLGLHRSDYMLDSETNSLLQIELNTIPSSFPGLGSLVSELQRLYKMIFHQKAWMPCARCSSTCQHGQALHPPK; via the exons ATGGTGGAGGATGCCGCCGTGTGGTGCGCCGTCCACGGGCTCGTCATCGGAGATCGCGCCAACCAG AGATCAGGAACGGTCCCTGCGGTTGGCCTGGTTCACGCTCCATTCTCGCTGCTTCCAGCGCGTTTTCCGGCATCGTTCTTCAATCAAGCATGCGAGCTGGCTCCTATCTTCAATGAGCTCGTGGATCGTGTCAGCTTGGATGGGGAGTTCTTGCAAGCTGCTTTGTCTAG AACAAAGCAGGTTGATGAATTTACTTCAAGGCTGCTAGAAATTCATGATAAGATGATGTCTATAAATAAGAAAGAG GATATACACTTAGGATTGCACCGGTCTGACTATATGCTGGATTCCGAAACCAATTCACTACTTCAAATTGAGCTCAACACTATCCCATCATCCTTTCCTGGCCTTGGCTCCCTTGTCAGTGAACTTCAAAG GTTGTACAAAATGATATTCCACCAGAAAGCATGGATGCCATGCGCCCGGTGCAGCAGCACTTGCCAACACGGACAAGCACTCCACCCTCCAAAATGA